The Acidobacteriota bacterium genome includes a region encoding these proteins:
- a CDS encoding PQQ-binding-like beta-propeller repeat protein, with amino-acid sequence MPNVPRVLLATVVLALGTVAYGEQWPQLRGPGATGVAADSASLPESWSATSNVRWKTAIPGHGWSSPVVWGDRIFLTSVVPAGDTEAPRRGLYFGGERPAPTVEHRWMVYALDRGTGKIVWEREARRGLPMSRHVKNSYASETPVTDGQRVYVLFGNVGLYAYTLGGELAWSAPIEPRPTRNGWGTAASPVLHNGRLYLVNDNDQQSYLTALDARTGKTVWRVDRKEGSNWATPYIWEHAGRTEIVTAATGKIRSYDLEGKLLWQLGPMSSIAIPTPFSKFGLLYVTSGYVGDATRPVYAVKPGASGDISLAKGETSSGSIAWSLPQGGPYNPSPIIYGDFYYTLFDRGFFTAHDAKTGQEIYTKVRLDPTASGFTASPWAYNGKLFAMSEDGTTYVIQAGPEFKVIGRNVLDEFTMASPAIDRDSLFIRTATSLYRIGKP; translated from the coding sequence GTGCCTAACGTGCCTCGGGTGCTGCTCGCGACAGTCGTGCTGGCGCTTGGGACTGTCGCCTACGGCGAGCAGTGGCCGCAGTTGCGTGGACCCGGGGCGACGGGGGTGGCAGCCGACTCGGCGAGCTTGCCCGAGAGCTGGAGCGCCACCAGCAACGTACGGTGGAAGACCGCCATTCCCGGCCACGGGTGGTCGTCGCCGGTGGTGTGGGGCGATCGCATTTTCCTGACGTCGGTGGTGCCGGCCGGAGACACTGAAGCACCGCGGCGGGGCCTCTACTTCGGCGGCGAACGCCCGGCACCGACGGTGGAACATCGCTGGATGGTCTACGCGCTCGACCGCGGCACCGGCAAGATCGTCTGGGAACGCGAGGCCCGCCGCGGCTTGCCGATGTCGCGCCACGTCAAGAACTCCTACGCTTCTGAAACGCCGGTGACCGACGGCCAGCGGGTCTACGTCTTGTTCGGCAACGTGGGCCTCTACGCCTACACCCTCGGCGGCGAGCTCGCGTGGTCGGCGCCGATCGAGCCCCGCCCCACCCGCAACGGCTGGGGCACTGCCGCGTCGCCGGTGCTGCACAACGGCCGGCTGTATCTGGTCAACGACAACGACCAGCAGTCCTACCTGACGGCGCTCGACGCCAGGACCGGCAAGACAGTGTGGCGTGTTGACCGCAAGGAAGGCAGCAACTGGGCGACGCCGTACATTTGGGAACACGCCGGGCGCACAGAGATCGTAACGGCGGCCACGGGCAAGATCCGCTCGTACGACCTCGAGGGCAAGCTGCTGTGGCAGCTCGGCCCCATGTCGAGCATCGCCATTCCCACGCCGTTCTCGAAGTTCGGACTGCTCTATGTGACCTCCGGCTATGTCGGCGATGCCACGCGCCCGGTCTACGCCGTCAAGCCCGGAGCGTCGGGTGACATCTCGCTGGCCAAAGGCGAGACCAGTAGCGGCTCGATCGCCTGGTCGCTGCCACAAGGCGGACCGTACAACCCCTCGCCGATCATCTACGGCGACTTTTACTACACGCTGTTCGATCGCGGATTCTTCACCGCTCACGACGCGAAAACCGGCCAGGAGATCTACACCAAGGTCCGGCTCGATCCGACGGCCAGCGGCTTCACCGCATCGCCCTGGGCCTACAACGGCAAACTGTTTGCGATGAGCGAGGACGGCACCACCTACGTGATCCAGGCGGGGCCCGAATTCAAGGTGATCGGCCGGAACGTGCTCGACGAGTTCACGATGGCCTCGCCGGCGATCGACCGCGACAGCCTCTTCATCCGCACGGCGACCTCGCTCTATCGCATCGGCAAGCCGTAA
- a CDS encoding amidase, whose amino-acid sequence MLDRRALLAFFATTGFGHTLLPGVLWAQMQPGTKKVTLEMVRESARLAGLDWTDEECQDLVDSLSSLARGAEGIDKPALTNASPLPIHFDPNPPGVAPRPMPTATFRPAPTPRVRRPLNLEAVAFWPVTHLAHLLQSRQVTSVELTTMYVARVKRYNGQLNCVAQLTEERALAEAAAADKQLAAGKYRGVLHGVPYGVKDIMSAKGYPTRWGAPPLERQAFDEDAAVVERLHQAGAVLVAKLTTGEMAFGDQWAGGRTNNPWNLSEGSSGSSAGSGAATAAGLVGFAIGTDTGGSILSPAVRCGIVGLRPTFGRVSRYGVMAAGTTLDKIGPMCRHAEDCAIVLRAIAGADHRDLAVREAPVAWDATPGRYPKRIGYVPAMLEADTDADQRANNSRALAGLKRLGCTMHALTFPSGDLSYFIEYVERAAAFDSFTVSGQHQGLRPRTSRYLRACQLVTAVDYLQANRRRAVIMQEVARAMSAVDAVMFTTLTLDSRTSLNPVMSLTGHPSIAVPNGLKSNGSPAGVMFSGHLYREGDLVALAKAWQDQSANRVQHPPLFAVTG is encoded by the coding sequence ATGCTGGATCGCCGCGCCCTGCTCGCCTTCTTCGCCACCACCGGATTCGGCCACACCCTGCTGCCCGGCGTGCTGTGGGCGCAGATGCAGCCGGGCACCAAGAAGGTCACGCTCGAGATGGTCCGCGAGTCGGCGCGGCTGGCCGGGCTCGACTGGACCGATGAGGAGTGCCAGGACCTGGTGGATTCCTTGTCGAGCCTCGCGCGGGGCGCTGAAGGCATCGACAAGCCGGCGCTGACCAACGCCTCGCCGCTGCCGATTCACTTCGACCCCAACCCACCAGGGGTGGCGCCACGGCCGATGCCGACGGCCACGTTTCGCCCCGCACCCACGCCTCGCGTGCGTCGTCCGCTGAATCTCGAAGCCGTCGCCTTCTGGCCGGTGACGCACTTGGCCCACCTGCTGCAGTCCCGACAAGTCACCTCCGTCGAATTGACGACGATGTACGTGGCGCGAGTGAAGCGCTACAACGGCCAGTTGAACTGCGTCGCGCAGTTGACCGAAGAGCGCGCGCTGGCAGAGGCCGCAGCGGCCGACAAGCAGCTCGCCGCCGGCAAATATCGCGGTGTGCTGCACGGAGTGCCGTACGGCGTCAAAGACATCATGTCCGCCAAGGGATACCCCACCCGCTGGGGGGCGCCGCCACTCGAACGGCAGGCCTTCGACGAAGACGCCGCCGTCGTCGAGCGGCTGCACCAGGCCGGTGCGGTGCTCGTCGCCAAGCTGACCACCGGTGAGATGGCGTTTGGCGATCAGTGGGCCGGCGGGCGCACCAACAACCCGTGGAATCTGTCGGAGGGCTCCAGCGGCTCATCAGCCGGATCGGGTGCGGCGACCGCCGCCGGGCTGGTCGGGTTCGCCATCGGCACCGACACCGGTGGCTCGATTCTCTCCCCCGCCGTCCGCTGCGGCATTGTCGGCCTGCGGCCGACGTTCGGTCGCGTCAGCCGTTACGGCGTGATGGCCGCCGGCACCACGCTCGACAAGATTGGCCCGATGTGCCGGCATGCCGAGGACTGTGCGATCGTGCTGCGCGCCATCGCGGGAGCGGACCACCGAGACCTCGCGGTGCGAGAGGCGCCGGTCGCGTGGGACGCGACGCCGGGTCGCTATCCGAAGCGCATCGGCTACGTGCCGGCGATGCTCGAGGCGGACACCGACGCCGACCAGCGTGCCAACAACAGCCGCGCGCTCGCCGGGCTGAAGCGACTGGGCTGCACGATGCACGCGCTGACGTTTCCGAGCGGCGACCTCAGCTACTTCATCGAGTACGTGGAGCGGGCGGCGGCGTTCGACAGCTTCACGGTGTCGGGCCAGCACCAGGGCCTGCGGCCGCGCACCAGCCGCTACCTGCGCGCGTGCCAACTGGTGACGGCGGTCGATTACCTGCAGGCCAACCGTCGGCGCGCGGTGATCATGCAGGAGGTGGCGCGGGCCATGAGCGCGGTCGACGCGGTGATGTTCACCACCCTGACGCTCGACTCGCGCACCAGCCTCAACCCGGTAATGAGCCTGACGGGACATCCCTCGATCGCGGTGCCCAACGGTCTCAAGTCGAATGGATCGCCGGCTGGCGTGATGTTCTCAGGCCACCTGTATCGCGAGGGCGACCTGGTCGCGCTGGCCAAGGCGTGGCAGGACCAGTCAGCAAACCGAGTGCAGCACCCGCCGCTGTTCGCCGTCACCGGCTGA
- a CDS encoding serine hydrolase domain-containing protein — translation MSLSTLGRLVMTAGVLCVLLVGAPHSHLRAQAPAAAATIARDADVLGAQRLFSAWLEGQIVSRHLPGIAVGVVADQELVWAAGFGFADTGQKVAMTPQTRFRMASHSKLFTATAIMQLREQGKLRLDDPVSKYLPWFQVKPAESDDPPITIEELLTHSSGLPREAGSHWTTFDFPSTEQLRELMAERQAPFSPDVRWKYSNLAFAIAGMVIETVSGQQWADYVQQHIYAPLGMSSSSVDQNVSGLAVGYGRLMPDGTRAVNPFIDARGMAAATGITSTVDDMAKFVSAQFRKGRMGGRQILSTGSLREMHRVRMLENNWTQGNAIGFAVRRDRDKVYVSHGGSYPGYQTNTVMQLEGKVGVIVLTNADDANPGAIATQLMNTVGEAVAKAATPAPAMTMTWDPSWSRFAGLYRGRGGESQVIELNQRLVIINPNAANLDSPIRLEPIGNGQFRYVAPVGGGPVGEIVRFVEEGGKVIRMFTGDGYVERVR, via the coding sequence ATGTCGCTCTCAACTCTTGGCCGGTTGGTGATGACCGCCGGCGTGTTGTGCGTGCTGCTGGTTGGCGCGCCTCATTCGCATTTGCGGGCGCAGGCGCCGGCGGCCGCCGCGACCATCGCTCGCGACGCCGACGTGTTGGGCGCGCAGCGGTTGTTCAGCGCCTGGCTCGAAGGCCAGATCGTGTCGCGACACCTGCCGGGCATCGCGGTCGGCGTGGTCGCCGATCAGGAGTTGGTCTGGGCAGCCGGCTTCGGCTTTGCCGACACCGGCCAGAAGGTGGCGATGACGCCGCAGACCCGGTTCCGCATGGCGTCGCACAGCAAGCTGTTCACGGCCACTGCCATCATGCAGCTGCGCGAGCAGGGCAAGCTGCGGTTGGACGACCCGGTGTCGAAGTACCTGCCATGGTTCCAGGTCAAGCCCGCCGAGTCCGATGATCCGCCGATCACGATCGAAGAGTTACTGACCCACAGCTCGGGCTTGCCGCGCGAAGCGGGCTCGCACTGGACGACCTTTGACTTCCCCTCCACCGAACAACTGCGCGAACTGATGGCTGAGCGGCAGGCGCCGTTCTCTCCAGACGTGCGCTGGAAGTATTCCAACCTCGCGTTTGCGATCGCCGGAATGGTGATCGAAACCGTGAGCGGCCAGCAATGGGCCGACTACGTGCAGCAGCACATCTACGCGCCGCTCGGGATGTCCTCGTCCAGCGTCGACCAGAACGTCAGTGGTCTCGCGGTCGGTTACGGCCGGCTGATGCCGGACGGCACGCGCGCCGTCAATCCGTTCATCGACGCCCGCGGCATGGCGGCGGCGACCGGGATCACCTCAACCGTGGACGACATGGCCAAGTTCGTGTCGGCGCAGTTCCGGAAAGGACGCATGGGCGGCCGCCAGATCCTGAGCACCGGCTCACTGCGCGAGATGCACCGTGTCCGTATGCTCGAGAACAACTGGACGCAGGGTAACGCCATTGGCTTCGCGGTACGCCGCGACCGCGACAAGGTGTACGTGTCGCACGGCGGCAGCTATCCCGGCTATCAGACCAACACGGTGATGCAGCTCGAAGGCAAGGTCGGCGTGATCGTGCTGACCAATGCGGACGATGCCAACCCGGGCGCGATCGCGACACAGTTGATGAACACGGTGGGCGAGGCGGTGGCGAAGGCGGCCACTCCCGCGCCAGCCATGACCATGACGTGGGACCCATCGTGGTCGCGGTTCGCCGGGCTCTATCGCGGCCGCGGCGGCGAGTCGCAGGTGATCGAACTCAACCAGCGGCTGGTGATCATCAACCCGAATGCGGCGAACCTCGATAGTCCGATCCGGCTGGAGCCGATTGGCAACGGCCAGTTCCGCTACGTGGCGCCCGTGGGCGGCGGACCAGTCGGCGAGATTGTCCGGTTCGTGGAAGAGGGCGGCAAGGTGATCCGAATGTTCACCGGCGACGGCTACGTCGAGCGCGTTCGGTAG
- a CDS encoding DUF5916 domain-containing protein yields MTPQFVSCCLLAIALASLPSVSAAQEHVHPPAAPADLSAKQPAAAPLSGERPSVRAVLATAVPTIDGVLDEAVWASANVVDQFVQQEPREGLPASDRTEVRVLYDKGRLFIGVRAYASLPVSATEMRRDADRLFDEDNFQIIVDTFHDSRNGYMFLTTPLGAKLEQQIFDEGEGGGRGTTANINRNWDGIWDAAARILPDGWTAEIAIPFSTVRFVPKDAQVWGINFQRHIRRKNETVMWAAIPKAYTLTKVSLAGELQGLSGISRGLDLRLKPFFVGGGRNLRTSPTVSSFDAIHDVGLDARYGVTAGLNMDITLNTDFAQVEVDEQQVNLTRFGLFYPEKRDFFLENSNFFTMGTGSAFTSAPVQTDLFFSRRIGLSDAGTPIPILGGVRLAGKSGKNNIGVLDIQTDSQFGRPGDNFFVSRYSRDVFRRSRVGALFINKDTLEGSTHFNRTFGVDAVLAPSANLQINSYLAKTQTPGKDGNDLAYYGRVAYRDPKWNLWLNYLDVQENFNAEAGFVQRTGIRTTKAYFGPTPRPTRGSVKLFEPMYVLTYTTDQANRMIGRQHHYMLGTTLRDDSFINVVFQQTLDVLDQPFRIRPAVVIPSGSYQMNEWMFTFNTSPGKRVYERVTVSPSQFYDGTRLTITAAAGIRASSRFSTELQYNRNDVQMPWGNFLVNLSTLRVDYTFSPRMTIRSLTQYNTSTHEITNNVRFNFIYRPGSDLYVVYNDLSQTGLPADIFGKQDRQLVVKMTYLLQR; encoded by the coding sequence ATGACGCCCCAGTTTGTCTCGTGTTGTCTTCTCGCCATCGCCTTGGCGAGCCTGCCATCAGTGTCCGCTGCCCAGGAGCACGTTCATCCTCCCGCGGCGCCGGCCGACCTATCGGCCAAGCAACCGGCCGCGGCACCGCTCAGTGGCGAACGGCCATCGGTCAGGGCGGTGTTGGCCACCGCGGTCCCCACGATCGACGGTGTGCTGGACGAGGCGGTGTGGGCATCCGCGAATGTCGTTGACCAGTTCGTCCAACAGGAGCCGCGCGAGGGCCTGCCGGCGTCCGATCGCACCGAGGTGCGGGTGCTCTACGACAAGGGCCGCCTGTTCATCGGCGTGCGCGCCTACGCGTCGTTGCCGGTCAGCGCCACCGAGATGCGCCGCGATGCCGACCGCCTGTTCGACGAGGACAACTTCCAAATCATCGTTGATACCTTCCACGACTCTCGCAACGGCTACATGTTCCTGACCACCCCGCTCGGCGCCAAGCTCGAGCAGCAGATCTTCGACGAGGGCGAAGGCGGCGGGCGCGGCACCACCGCCAACATCAATCGCAACTGGGACGGCATCTGGGATGCGGCGGCCAGGATCCTGCCTGACGGCTGGACGGCGGAGATCGCGATCCCGTTCAGCACGGTGCGCTTCGTGCCGAAGGATGCCCAGGTGTGGGGCATCAACTTCCAGCGCCACATCCGCCGCAAGAACGAGACCGTGATGTGGGCGGCGATTCCCAAGGCCTACACGCTGACCAAGGTCAGCCTGGCCGGCGAGTTGCAGGGCCTGTCGGGCATCAGCCGCGGGCTCGACCTGCGGCTGAAGCCGTTCTTCGTGGGCGGCGGCCGCAACCTGAGAACGTCGCCCACGGTGTCGTCCTTCGATGCCATCCACGACGTGGGCCTTGATGCGCGCTACGGCGTCACGGCCGGCCTGAACATGGACATCACGCTCAACACCGACTTCGCGCAGGTTGAGGTGGACGAGCAGCAGGTCAACCTGACCCGCTTCGGCCTGTTCTATCCGGAGAAGCGCGACTTCTTCCTGGAGAACTCCAACTTCTTCACCATGGGCACGGGGTCGGCCTTCACCTCGGCGCCGGTGCAGACCGACCTTTTCTTCAGCCGGCGCATCGGCCTCTCGGACGCGGGCACGCCTATCCCCATCCTCGGCGGCGTGCGCCTGGCCGGCAAGTCGGGCAAGAACAACATCGGCGTGCTCGACATCCAGACCGACTCGCAGTTCGGCCGGCCCGGCGACAACTTCTTCGTAAGCCGCTACAGCCGCGATGTGTTCCGGCGCTCGCGGGTCGGGGCGCTGTTCATCAACAAGGACACGCTCGAGGGCAGCACCCATTTCAACCGCACCTTCGGCGTCGACGCCGTCCTGGCGCCGAGCGCCAACCTGCAGATCAATTCGTACCTCGCCAAGACCCAGACCCCGGGCAAGGACGGCAACGACCTGGCCTACTACGGGCGCGTCGCCTACCGCGACCCGAAGTGGAACCTGTGGCTGAACTACCTCGACGTGCAGGAGAACTTCAACGCCGAGGCCGGCTTCGTGCAGCGCACCGGCATCCGCACCACCAAGGCCTACTTCGGGCCGACCCCGCGGCCGACGAGAGGCAGCGTCAAGCTGTTCGAGCCGATGTATGTGCTGACCTACACCACCGACCAGGCCAACCGAATGATCGGCCGGCAGCACCACTACATGCTGGGCACGACGCTGCGCGACGATTCCTTCATCAACGTGGTCTTCCAGCAGACGCTGGACGTGCTCGACCAGCCGTTCCGAATCCGGCCCGCGGTGGTGATCCCATCCGGGAGCTACCAGATGAACGAGTGGATGTTCACCTTCAACACCAGCCCCGGCAAGCGGGTCTACGAGCGCGTCACGGTGTCGCCCAGCCAGTTCTACGACGGCACCCGCCTGACCATCACCGCGGCGGCCGGCATTCGCGCGTCGAGCCGGTTTTCAACCGAGCTGCAGTACAACCGCAACGACGTGCAGATGCCGTGGGGCAACTTCCTGGTCAACCTGTCAACGCTGCGGGTTGACTACACGTTCTCGCCGCGGATGACCATCCGCAGCCTGACCCAGTACAACACCTCGACCCACGAGATTACCAACAACGTCCGCTTCAACTTCATCTATCGTCCCGGCAGCGACCTCTACGTCGTCTACAACGACCTATCCCAGACCGGCCTGCCGGCCGACATTTTCGGCAAGCAGGATCGCCAGCTCGTGGTGAAGATGACCTATCTGCTGCAGAGGTAG
- a CDS encoding amidohydrolase family protein, which yields MRFAPVALALMATAATTYDITAQRPELAPAVRAYITTDAPVIVLTHARVIDGTGAAPREDQTVVLRDGNIAAMGDFGRVAIPDGATTIDLTGKSVIPGLVMVHEHLYYPNGPGVYGQLGESFSRLYLSGGVTTMRTGGNVNGFMDLNMAKLIESGQKPGPAIDATAPYLNGPNSFIQMRTLKGPEDARRQVQYWSDEGATSLKLYMQITRGELAAAVNEAHRRGIKVTGHLCSVTYAEAAALGIDNLEHGFFAATDFVTDKKPDTCPGQGVGQKSIAALDENGAPFKALVKTLIDHNVAVTSTLTVFETFTPGRPKPPGLEVLTPQLREQFEQNYARTAQNRESIYTTLFPKGMALERAFARAGGLLIAGTDPTGGGGVIPGFANQRQVELFVDAGFTPLEAISISTLNGARYLGRDARVGSLAVGKQADLVVIDGNPAATIADIRKVETVFKQGIGYDPAKLIASVTGKAGLW from the coding sequence ATGAGATTCGCACCCGTGGCGCTGGCGCTGATGGCGACGGCGGCCACGACCTACGACATCACCGCGCAGCGGCCGGAACTCGCGCCGGCCGTCAGGGCGTACATCACGACCGACGCCCCGGTCATTGTGCTGACGCACGCCCGCGTGATCGACGGCACCGGCGCGGCGCCGCGCGAGGACCAGACCGTGGTCCTTCGCGATGGCAACATCGCCGCGATGGGCGACTTCGGTCGCGTGGCGATACCTGACGGCGCGACCACCATCGACCTCACCGGTAAGAGCGTGATTCCGGGGCTGGTGATGGTGCACGAGCACCTCTACTACCCGAACGGTCCTGGCGTGTACGGCCAGTTGGGCGAGAGCTTCTCGCGGCTCTATTTGTCTGGCGGCGTGACCACCATGCGCACCGGCGGCAACGTCAACGGCTTCATGGACCTGAACATGGCGAAGCTGATCGAGAGCGGCCAGAAGCCAGGGCCGGCCATCGACGCAACCGCGCCGTACCTGAACGGGCCCAACTCGTTTATCCAGATGCGCACGCTCAAGGGACCGGAAGACGCGCGCCGGCAGGTCCAGTACTGGTCAGACGAGGGCGCCACGTCGCTCAAGCTCTACATGCAGATCACGCGCGGCGAGCTGGCCGCCGCGGTTAACGAGGCCCACCGCCGCGGCATCAAGGTCACCGGCCACCTGTGCTCGGTGACCTATGCCGAAGCCGCGGCACTCGGCATCGACAACCTCGAGCACGGGTTCTTCGCGGCCACAGATTTCGTCACGGACAAGAAACCGGACACCTGCCCCGGTCAGGGCGTCGGGCAGAAGTCCATCGCTGCCCTTGATGAGAACGGCGCGCCGTTCAAGGCGCTGGTCAAGACCCTGATCGACCACAACGTCGCGGTGACCTCGACGCTGACGGTCTTCGAGACGTTTACGCCGGGCCGGCCCAAGCCGCCCGGCCTCGAGGTGCTGACGCCGCAACTGCGCGAGCAGTTCGAACAGAACTACGCGCGCACCGCCCAGAACAGGGAATCGATCTACACGACGCTGTTTCCCAAGGGCATGGCGCTCGAACGCGCCTTCGCCAGGGCGGGCGGCCTGCTGATTGCCGGCACCGATCCCACCGGTGGCGGCGGCGTGATCCCCGGCTTTGCCAATCAGCGCCAGGTCGAGTTGTTCGTGGACGCCGGCTTCACGCCACTCGAGGCGATCTCGATCTCGACCCTGAACGGCGCACGCTACCTGGGGCGCGACGCCCGCGTGGGCAGCCTGGCAGTCGGCAAGCAGGCCGACCTCGTCGTGATTGACGGCAACCCTGCCGCAACGATCGCCGACATCCGCAAGGTCGAGACGGTCTTCAAGCAAGGCATTGGCTACGACCCGGCGAAGCTGATCGCCTCGGTGACTGGCAAGGCGGGCCTGTGGTGA
- a CDS encoding prenyltransferase/squalene oxidase repeat-containing protein, whose translation MRRQPAVSSPVIAKGVVFLRASLSNWRSGDAIRALLEAGARGYDVGDSLDETLNFLKKPATWDQDKTPSGFADQRLARVQLASALAVAERHGKAASTDLEAAAKLLVAEQAANGSWELDQSQGLGSPATYGTILATWSARTSLIASGMLPDHFTIVQADRWLRGMTVETVFEASSLLLALDLTGDVMADGLRRSALSLVRTGQAANGGWGPDATAPPQVFDTALAVLALSALNVEPRIARSTYRPEELLEAIAKGKAFIESQQQDDGSWPETTRPAGQISYAQRISTTGWALLALLAK comes from the coding sequence GTGAGGCGGCAACCCGCCGTCTCGTCTCCCGTCATTGCCAAGGGGGTCGTTTTCCTGCGTGCGTCTCTGTCGAACTGGCGAAGTGGCGATGCCATCCGTGCGCTGCTCGAAGCCGGCGCGCGTGGCTACGACGTGGGCGATTCGTTGGACGAGACGCTCAACTTCCTGAAGAAGCCGGCGACGTGGGATCAGGACAAGACGCCAAGCGGCTTCGCCGACCAGCGCCTCGCGCGGGTGCAGTTGGCCAGCGCCCTGGCGGTCGCCGAGCGGCACGGCAAGGCCGCCAGCACCGACCTGGAAGCCGCCGCGAAGCTGCTGGTCGCCGAGCAGGCCGCCAACGGATCCTGGGAGCTCGACCAATCCCAGGGCCTCGGCTCCCCCGCGACCTACGGCACGATTCTCGCGACCTGGTCGGCGCGCACGTCGCTGATTGCGTCCGGCATGCTGCCTGACCACTTCACGATCGTCCAGGCCGACCGCTGGCTGCGGGGGATGACGGTCGAGACCGTATTCGAAGCATCGTCCTTGCTGCTCGCGCTCGATCTCACCGGCGACGTCATGGCCGATGGCCTGCGCCGCTCGGCGCTCAGCCTCGTGCGCACCGGCCAGGCGGCGAACGGCGGCTGGGGGCCCGACGCCACCGCGCCGCCTCAGGTGTTCGACACCGCCCTGGCAGTGCTGGCCCTCAGTGCGCTCAACGTGGAGCCGCGAATCGCGCGGTCGACGTACCGGCCAGAGGAGTTGCTGGAGGCGATCGCCAAGGGCAAGGCGTTCATCGAGTCGCAACAGCAGGACGACGGCAGCTGGCCCGAGACCACCCGGCCCGCAGGCCAGATCAGCTACGCCCAGCGCATCTCAACTACCGGCTGGGCACTGCTCGCGCTGCTGGCCAAATAA
- a CDS encoding pyridoxamine 5'-phosphate oxidase family protein, with translation MTTELDRFYELADDIGIAMLTTRRADGHLRSRAMANQKRAAGADLWFVTTEGADKLREIDDDAHVNLAYFRDGSMEWISVSGIAVISRDRAKIRELYAEDWKMWFGDDGDSRHGTPDDPRMVLIGVTAHAVEFLEVNKPKPFVLYELAKGWLTNTPPELGTMHELTEPRRPTET, from the coding sequence ATGACCACCGAACTCGACCGTTTCTACGAACTCGCCGATGACATCGGGATCGCGATGCTGACGACGCGTCGGGCAGATGGCCACCTGCGCTCACGGGCCATGGCCAACCAGAAGCGTGCCGCTGGTGCGGATCTCTGGTTCGTTACCACCGAGGGCGCCGACAAGTTGCGCGAGATTGACGACGATGCACATGTCAACCTGGCGTACTTTCGCGACGGCAGCATGGAGTGGATCTCGGTGTCGGGAATTGCCGTGATCTCCCGGGATCGCGCCAAGATTCGAGAGCTCTATGCCGAAGATTGGAAAATGTGGTTCGGTGATGACGGCGACTCGCGTCACGGCACTCCGGACGACCCACGAATGGTCCTGATCGGCGTCACCGCTCATGCCGTGGAATTTCTGGAAGTGAACAAGCCCAAGCCGTTCGTGCTGTACGAGTTGGCCAAGGGCTGGCTCACCAACACGCCGCCTGAGCTGGGAACCATGCACGAGCTGACCGAGCCACGGCGCCCCACCGAGACTTAG